The Fusobacteriaceae bacterium genomic sequence CATCGCCCACATAGCCCGCCTCGGTCAGGGTCGTGGCGTCGGCGATGGCGAAGGGTACGCTCAATATCCGCGCCAGCGTCTGAGCCAGGAGCGTCTTGCCCGAGCCTGTGGGCCCGATCAGGAGGACGTTGGATTTTTGCAATTCCACATTGTCGCTGTTTTTGCCCTGGGCCACGTCGGCGATTCGCTTGTAGTGATTGTACACGGCCACGGAGAGGACTTTTTTCGTGTCCTCCTGCCCGATCACGTAGTCGTCCAGTTTTTCCTTGATCTCCCGGGGCGTCAGAAGTTTTTGCTTCAGCGCCTTGCCGTAGCGATTCCGGGGAGCACTCTCCCGGGAAACCTCAAGAATCTCGAAGCAGCTTTCGATGCATTTATCACAAATCAGTGCCCCGTCTATTCCGCTGAAGAGCTTGGACACTTCGTTCTCACTCTTCCCGCAGAAAGAACATCTCACTTTTTTTACCATCATTCCGGCATCTCCTTATTTGCGAAAGATCTGGTCAATGAGCCCGTAATCCAGAGCCTCGGCCGCGGACATAAAATTGTCCCGCTCCGTATCCCCGAGGATTTGCTCAACGGATTTTCCCGTGATGTTTGCCAGAATCTGTGATATTTCTTTTTTTATGCGCAAAATTTCCTGCGCCTGGATCTGAATATCGGTGGCCTGACCCTTTGCGCCGCCCGAGGGCTGATGAATCATGATCCGCGCGTGTTCGAGAGCATAGCGTTTCCCCTTTGCCCCCGCCGCCAGCAGCAGCGCCCCCATGCTGGCCGCCTGTCCGATGCAGACGGTCTGTACGTCGGGTTTGATGTAATTCATCGTATCCAAAATGGCCATGCCGGCGGTAACTACGCCGCCGGGGCTGTTGATATACAGAATGATGTCCTTGGCGGGATCCTCCGCCTCGAGGAAGAGCAACTGGGCCACAATGGCGTTGGCCACCACATCGTCCACTTCCGTACCCAAAAACACGATTCGATCCTTTAACAGTCTGGAATAGATGTCGTAAGCCCGTTCCGAGCGTCCGTCATTTTCGATCACTGTGGGATTGTACATAGCTGATAGCCTCCCTTTTTGTTTAAAATTTAATTCAACAAATCAACAGAGGGATCGTATCTCTGTTCATTTTTTCAATCAAATTTGTCCGGTACGGGAAAGCTTCCTTTCCCGTACCGGTGAAAATCCTCAGGCTGTGGGCGTGGCTGACTCTGCGACAAAATCCAGCGCCTTTTCCAGGGTCTGTTCAGAGCGGATTGAGTTTTGCAAATTCTCTATATTTCCGCTTTTGCTGATATCTTCTTTGAATTTTTCGAGATCGGTTCCGTAATATTTGGCGATTTCCTCCATGCGCCGGGTCACTTCCTCATCGCTCACGGTAATGTTCTCGTTTTTGGCGATGGCCGAAAGGATCAGCTCCGTCCGGACTTTGATGACGGCCATGGGGGCGATCTGCTTTTCGAGGGAGCTGATATCGGAACCGGTCATTTTGAGGTAGGATTCGAGTTTGATCCCCTGCGCGCCCAACTGCTGTTCCATTTCCCGGATCCGGTTCGTGATTTCCCCGGCGATCATGGAAAAAGGCACTTCCACCTTGGTTTCGGCGGCGATTTTGTCGAGGAGCTTTCCCCGGTAATCACCCTCTACCCGTCGTTCTTCCCTGATTTTCACTTCTTCCCGTTTCTTTTCTTTGAGGTCGGCCAGGTTTTCATAGCCGAATTCCCCGGCCAGCTCGTCGGTCCATTCGGGCAGTTTGAGCTGTTTGACGGCGTTGACTTTGACTTTGAAGACCGCGGGTTTCCCGGCGAGTTCTTTCGCGTGGTAATCGGCGGGGAATGTCACGTTGACCTCGCCCGACTGTCCGGCCGTATAGCCCACGAGCTGATCCTCAAAGGTGTCGATAAACATCTTCGAGCCCAATTTCAAGAGGTGGGAATCGCTTTTTCCGCCGTCAAAGGGTACGCCGTCGATGGATCCGTCGTAGGCCAGATCAAGGGTATCGCCTATTTGCGCTTTATATCCGTCTTCGGCGGCGACGAGTTGTCCTTTGCTGCGTTGCATCCGCTCGAGCTCCGCGGCGAGGACGTCGTCGCTCATGACGAAGGTTTCCTTTTCCGCGGAGAGGCCTTTATATTCGCCGAGGGTGATCTCGGGATAGACGTCGATCTGGAAGACCATGTCGAGGCCCCCGTCTTTGAGGTCCGTACGGAGTTCCTGAATATAGCTGATCGGAACGATATTTTCCGCTTTGACCGCCGTGTCGTAATGCTGTTCCAGCATTTTCTCCACGACCTGCCCGATCACGTTTTCCTTGTATTCCTGTTCAATCCTTTCCAGCGGCGCTTTTCCCTTCCGAAAACCTTTGATTTCCACCTTGTCCTTCATGTCGTTCAAAATCTGTGTCTTGACCGGATTGATTTCCTCCGCGGACAGCGAGATGGTCATTTCCACCGCCGAATTGGGCAATTTCTTCACTTGGTGATTCATTTTCCTTGTTCCTCCTTCATTGGCATACTGGATTGATATACATTAAAATTTATTTATTTTATTTATTTTATTTATTTTCTTTTTTTTCGATATTATGCTTGTTTTTTCGTTTATTCGACGATCTTCAAGTCCCGGACCCGGATCTGGATGATATTTTCCCCGCGGAACATGGTTTTTTCCGGATAATAGACGATATCGACCTTTTGGTTTTCGATCCTGTCGCCGTCGATTTTGTGCCCGAGCTCAAAGGCCACCATATGGTAGGTCCTGTCGTTTTTCAGGATCATCCCGTTGAAATGCCTGTCTCCGACGCCGAATTTTTTGACGTTGATGATTGTGACGCCCCGATCCAGAAAAAGCGGATTGGGGTTTCCGAGGCCGAAGGGGGCGATGCACTCAAGCTCCGTAAAGAGCTCGTCGCTCACGTTTTCCACCGGAAATTCCGCGTCGATCCGAAGGACCATTTCTTCCTTCCGGACGTCCATATTGTCGATGACTTCTTGGTATTCCCGGGCGATTTCCGGGATTTTCTTCTGCTCCACCACGAAGCCCGAGGCGAGATCGTGACCGCCGAAGCGGATCAGGCTTTCTTTCATATTTTCAAAGATATTGAAGATGGAAATCCCGTTGATGCTCCTGCACGAAGCCTTACCGAAGCCGTTTTTGACGGCGATCAGCGTCACGGGCACGTTGTATTTGATGCTGAGCCTCGAGGAAACGACGCCGATCACGCCCGGATGCCATTTTTCCGAATAAAGGAACAGACTTTTGATGCTGTCCCGGCTTCTTTTGGAGACTTCCCGGATCGCGTCCTCGTAGATCTTTTTTTCCAGTTCCCTGCGAATTTTGTTGTTTTTCTTCATTTCCTCGATAATATTGTAAATGGCGAAGTCGTCGTCTTCGGTAAAAAAGTCGGCGCCCATTTTGGAATCCCCGATTCTTCCGAGGGAATTGATCAGCGGGGAAATGAAATAACTGACGTCTGTGGTGGTGACGGCTTTGTCCGTGAGCCGCAGGTAGCGCATGAGATAGGTCAAGCCCTTGATTTTCGTCTCCCGGATGCGGCGCAGGCCCTCTTTGATGATGATCCGATTCTCGGACACCATGGGGACCACGTCGGCCACGGTCCCGATCATGACGATATCCATATAGCGGTAAATATTCTCCACCGGCAGACCGAAGGTCTTGCAGATCCCCTGGGCCAGCTTCAAGACGACCCCCGCTCCCGAAAGAAACTTGAAGGGGTAGGATTCGCTCATTTTGGGATTGATGACAAGGACGCTGTCGTCGGCCTTGTCCCTGACGGCCATATGGTGGTCGGTCACGATGATGTCGAGCCCCAGGGAACGGGCATAGGCCACGTCTTCGATTTTGTTGTAGCCGGTGTCGACGGTGATAATCAGTTTTCCGTCCCGTTCGTGGATAAAATCGATGGTCTTCCGGTCGAGGCCGTAGCTCTCCTCCATGCGGCGGGGGATGTAGTAGTCGACCTCCGCGCCCAGATCCCGAAGGACGAGAACGAGGAAGGCCGTCGACGTAATGCCGTCCACATCGTAGTCCCCGTAGACAAATATTTTTTCTTTGTTTTTGATGGTCCGGTCGATGAGGGCTATGGCCGGCCGCATCATTTCAAAGGCAAAGGGATCGAAAAAATCCGCTTCCGTGGGGTGAATAAATTCCCTGACATTTTCCTCTTTCTGAAATCCCCTGTTGAGCAATAGTGTTGTCACAAGCCGGCTCTGTTCCCATTTCCAAGCGTTGTCTGAGATCTCGACGGGCTCCGGTGAATTGTATTCCCACTTCATTTCGTCAAATCACTTTCCTTTTAGACCTTCCAGAATTTTGTTGATTTTTGCCGAGTATTCCATGGAATCATCGATCTTGACCCGGATTTCCGGAACGAGACGCAAAGCCAGTTCGTCGGCGATTTTTTTCCGCAGGAAGCCCTTGATTTCCTCAAGTCCCTGTTCCACTTCCTTTTTGCGGTTTTCAACTTCTTCGACGGTCGTCGCCTCCGTGGGCGGCAGGATGCTGAAATACACGTCTGCGAATTTCAGATCGTCGGTAATCCGCGCCTTTGTCACCGACACGATACCCTTGATCCGGGGATTCTTGATTTCCGTCAACAGGACGTTGCCCAGAACCCGAACCACTTCTTTTTCAATGCTTGCCAGTCTTTCTCTTTTCATTCCGCTCCCCTCCCATTCTTCGCGCGGCGCCTGCTCTCGATTACTTCAGCGCCCGCTGGATTTCCTCGATTTCAAAGCTTTCCACAATGTCC encodes the following:
- the tig gene encoding trigger factor, producing the protein MNHQVKKLPNSAVEMTISLSAEEINPVKTQILNDMKDKVEIKGFRKGKAPLERIEQEYKENVIGQVVEKMLEQHYDTAVKAENIVPISYIQELRTDLKDGGLDMVFQIDVYPEITLGEYKGLSAEKETFVMSDDVLAAELERMQRSKGQLVAAEDGYKAQIGDTLDLAYDGSIDGVPFDGGKSDSHLLKLGSKMFIDTFEDQLVGYTAGQSGEVNVTFPADYHAKELAGKPAVFKVKVNAVKQLKLPEWTDELAGEFGYENLADLKEKKREEVKIREERRVEGDYRGKLLDKIAAETKVEVPFSMIAGEITNRIREMEQQLGAQGIKLESYLKMTGSDISSLEKQIAPMAVIKVRTELILSAIAKNENITVSDEEVTRRMEEIAKYYGTDLEKFKEDISKSGNIENLQNSIRSEQTLEKALDFVAESATPTA
- the rbfA gene encoding 30S ribosome-binding factor RbfA, encoding MKRERLASIEKEVVRVLGNVLLTEIKNPRIKGIVSVTKARITDDLKFADVYFSILPPTEATTVEEVENRKKEVEQGLEEIKGFLRKKIADELALRLVPEIRVKIDDSMEYSAKINKILEGLKGK
- the recJ gene encoding single-stranded-DNA-specific exonuclease RecJ; the protein is MKWEYNSPEPVEISDNAWKWEQSRLVTTLLLNRGFQKEENVREFIHPTEADFFDPFAFEMMRPAIALIDRTIKNKEKIFVYGDYDVDGITSTAFLVLVLRDLGAEVDYYIPRRMEESYGLDRKTIDFIHERDGKLIITVDTGYNKIEDVAYARSLGLDIIVTDHHMAVRDKADDSVLVINPKMSESYPFKFLSGAGVVLKLAQGICKTFGLPVENIYRYMDIVMIGTVADVVPMVSENRIIIKEGLRRIRETKIKGLTYLMRYLRLTDKAVTTTDVSYFISPLINSLGRIGDSKMGADFFTEDDDFAIYNIIEEMKKNNKIRRELEKKIYEDAIREVSKRSRDSIKSLFLYSEKWHPGVIGVVSSRLSIKYNVPVTLIAVKNGFGKASCRSINGISIFNIFENMKESLIRFGGHDLASGFVVEQKKIPEIAREYQEVIDNMDVRKEEMVLRIDAEFPVENVSDELFTELECIAPFGLGNPNPLFLDRGVTIINVKKFGVGDRHFNGMILKNDRTYHMVAFELGHKIDGDRIENQKVDIVYYPEKTMFRGENIIQIRVRDLKIVE
- the clpP gene encoding ATP-dependent Clp endopeptidase proteolytic subunit ClpP codes for the protein MYNPTVIENDGRSERAYDIYSRLLKDRIVFLGTEVDDVVANAIVAQLLFLEAEDPAKDIILYINSPGGVVTAGMAILDTMNYIKPDVQTVCIGQAASMGALLLAAGAKGKRYALEHARIMIHQPSGGAKGQATDIQIQAQEILRIKKEISQILANITGKSVEQILGDTERDNFMSAAEALDYGLIDQIFRK